One region of Pseudoalteromonas galatheae genomic DNA includes:
- a CDS encoding Gfo/Idh/MocA family oxidoreductase, which translates to MGDLNRRRFLQSMAAIAATSAVVGCASNNNKTPLTPKPQGNSVQGLVVPKLDVVRVGFIGVGQRGVGAVKHFCHLDGVEIKAICDTHQEVVDRAVKIVVDKGLPKPATYGKSDMDYRRMLARDDIDIVIISTPWKWHTPMAVDTMESGKHALVEVPAAVTIEEAWQLVNTAERTQKNCMMLENVCYGRDELMVLNMVRQGLFGELLHGEAAYIHELRWQMKEIEHKTGSWRTHWHTKRDGNLYPTHGLGPVSQYMNINRGDRFDYISSMSSPALGRAAYAKREFPANHERNQLNYIAGDMNTSIIKTIKGRSIMVQHDTTTPRPYSRHNLIQGTNGVFAGFPNRIALENGGSKSFHEWDYDMNDWYGKYDHPLWQKMGAEAERNGGHGGMDFLMFWRIIYCLRNGEPLDQDVYDAAAWSAVFPLSMDSVADRSNSKDFPDFTRGTWRTAAPLGIVT; encoded by the coding sequence ATGGGTGATCTAAACCGCCGGCGATTTCTTCAATCAATGGCTGCTATCGCAGCAACAAGCGCAGTGGTTGGCTGCGCAAGTAACAATAATAAGACGCCGCTTACACCAAAGCCACAAGGAAATTCAGTTCAAGGTCTAGTCGTACCGAAACTGGACGTCGTGCGAGTGGGCTTTATTGGTGTGGGTCAACGTGGTGTTGGCGCGGTAAAACACTTTTGCCATCTTGATGGTGTCGAGATCAAGGCCATTTGCGATACGCACCAAGAAGTCGTCGATAGAGCCGTTAAAATTGTTGTCGACAAGGGTTTACCCAAGCCAGCAACTTATGGCAAGAGCGATATGGACTATCGCCGCATGTTGGCGCGCGATGACATTGATATTGTGATCATCTCTACGCCTTGGAAATGGCATACGCCTATGGCGGTAGACACAATGGAGAGTGGAAAGCATGCTTTGGTTGAAGTGCCAGCTGCAGTAACCATAGAAGAAGCGTGGCAATTGGTAAATACCGCAGAGCGCACGCAAAAGAACTGCATGATGTTGGAAAACGTTTGCTATGGCCGCGACGAGCTGATGGTATTGAACATGGTTCGCCAAGGGTTATTCGGTGAGTTACTACACGGTGAAGCGGCTTATATCCATGAACTTCGTTGGCAAATGAAAGAAATTGAGCATAAAACCGGCTCATGGCGTACACACTGGCATACCAAACGCGACGGTAATCTCTACCCCACTCATGGCTTAGGCCCTGTTTCTCAATATATGAATATCAACCGTGGCGATCGCTTCGACTATATCTCGTCCATGAGTTCCCCAGCACTTGGTCGTGCAGCCTATGCCAAACGTGAGTTTCCAGCAAATCATGAACGAAACCAACTGAACTATATTGCTGGAGATATGAACACCAGCATCATTAAAACCATCAAAGGTCGTTCGATTATGGTACAGCACGATACCACTACCCCACGCCCTTACTCCCGCCATAATTTAATTCAAGGTACTAACGGCGTATTTGCAGGATTCCCCAACCGCATCGCGCTTGAAAACGGCGGGAGTAAGAGCTTTCACGAGTGGGATTACGACATGAATGATTGGTACGGCAAATACGATCATCCACTTTGGCAAAAAATGGGGGCTGAAGCTGAGCGCAACGGCGGCCATGGTGGCATGGATTTCTTAATGTTCTGGCGCATTATTTACTGCCTTCGTAATGGCGAGCCGCTAGATCAGGATGTTTACGACGCAGCTGCTTGGTCAGCGGTCTTCCCTCTTTCAATGGACTCAGTTGCAGACAGAAGTAATAGCAAGGACTTCCCGGATTTCACCAGGGGCACATGGCGCACTGCAGCACCACTAGGCATTGTCACATAA
- a CDS encoding TonB-dependent receptor, protein MKHTLKLCAVGLAVSCALSQYAHAQETEQNSGSDEQDKAKQQVEKIEVRGVRSSIKESLFLKKNAVGVMDAIVAEDIGKFPDQNLAEALQRMTGIAITRNAGEGQNVTVRGLGGDFNVTTINGRRMASEHTSRDFNFDLIAPEMVQALEVYKSPQAQTQEGGIGSVINIKTRRPLDMDGFTLAGSAKAIYEERTGDTNPQASFLISDTFFDNTFGALFTAVYSERTQREDSYEGQGFYDPEENTDVRVPVDSNRNGELDEGEKVHPSMIPGYVRYSNWQDERERIGASLALQWRPTNDIDVTFDSLYSSYKTDGEKYQISFVTYDEPWTPGIPAVGELKFNEDGNVNYIELVDGAMAELLNVSEPRNTDTWQAGLNFKWYATSDLTLEFDVSKSRAERINDGDNRYIVARGFVDTITIDQTGDNLLPDVTMSPALNADQPFGAHYSYNYGTEVISDVEELRLEGTFIPEWEFVKDIKFGFHYGKQTKGRDVSKSNNPSMFSNGGAYFKNSDYDSFDNSSVEKLGGLNLFRLPADVLVPANFDNFLDGEPGMHPAPWASFDYDKLYAFYQSINAQAADEKIRASKSPKDSYELSESTFALYLETNLVGELSEMPYNLNLGVRAIKTEITSDGYVFDYPSLVYNVEEDEDGDIIYRIEGDIADYYSDSYVEDDYTDVLPSMNFKLEITDSLLFRTSAAKVITRPSIDFLTPYSSINFSKFELNLANPGIKPLRADQLDLGLEWYFSDYGALTFATYYKDIKSVIAQGRIGTIKVGKFIKDGVEVDGPEFTQVSPRSEAGAEIKGFEIAYQQSFEELLPAPFDGLGMQINYTFTDSKYDDPEKDELPFAGMSEHSYNAVIYYEKDDYQARIAYNWRDDYLKYPDAWGGPEWAADYGQFDFSASYNLTAKTRIDLNVTNLTNERQWSYIKTQEQVSHLSRYGRSISLGINTSF, encoded by the coding sequence ATGAAACACACTTTAAAACTGTGTGCTGTGGGATTGGCCGTGAGCTGTGCCCTGTCCCAATACGCGCATGCACAGGAAACAGAACAGAACAGCGGATCCGACGAGCAAGATAAAGCCAAGCAACAAGTCGAGAAAATTGAAGTACGTGGCGTACGTTCGAGTATCAAAGAGTCACTCTTTCTCAAAAAAAATGCCGTCGGCGTAATGGATGCCATCGTTGCCGAAGACATAGGTAAGTTCCCAGATCAAAACCTCGCTGAAGCGCTACAACGAATGACAGGTATCGCCATTACCCGTAACGCAGGTGAAGGACAAAACGTCACAGTGCGGGGTCTTGGTGGGGACTTTAACGTTACCACCATCAATGGTCGTAGAATGGCATCTGAACACACTAGCCGAGACTTTAACTTCGATTTAATTGCGCCTGAGATGGTTCAAGCATTAGAAGTGTACAAGTCACCACAAGCACAAACGCAAGAAGGGGGGATTGGTTCAGTCATCAATATAAAAACCCGCCGACCGTTAGATATGGATGGTTTTACCCTCGCCGGAAGTGCCAAAGCCATTTACGAAGAACGTACCGGCGATACCAACCCCCAAGCCTCCTTCCTCATTAGTGATACCTTTTTTGACAATACCTTTGGCGCGCTATTCACCGCCGTTTATTCAGAGCGAACACAACGCGAAGACTCCTACGAAGGACAAGGATTTTACGATCCAGAAGAAAATACCGATGTGCGAGTCCCTGTTGATAGTAACCGAAATGGTGAGCTAGATGAGGGCGAGAAAGTACACCCCTCAATGATCCCTGGATATGTACGCTACTCGAACTGGCAAGACGAACGTGAGCGCATTGGTGCAAGCCTCGCCTTACAATGGCGTCCAACGAATGATATTGATGTCACCTTTGATAGCTTATACTCAAGCTACAAAACCGACGGTGAAAAATATCAAATCTCTTTCGTCACCTATGATGAACCTTGGACGCCGGGGATCCCTGCAGTAGGTGAGTTAAAATTCAATGAAGATGGCAACGTCAACTACATTGAGTTAGTCGATGGTGCAATGGCTGAGCTACTGAACGTCTCTGAGCCTCGCAATACCGACACTTGGCAGGCCGGTCTTAACTTCAAATGGTATGCTACCAGCGATCTAACGCTTGAATTTGACGTGTCTAAGTCCCGTGCTGAGCGGATCAATGATGGCGACAACCGCTACATTGTGGCACGTGGCTTTGTTGATACTATCACCATAGATCAAACAGGCGACAACCTCCTGCCAGATGTGACCATGTCACCAGCACTTAATGCCGATCAACCCTTTGGTGCTCATTACAGCTACAACTATGGCACGGAAGTGATCAGTGATGTTGAAGAGTTAAGGCTCGAGGGAACATTTATTCCAGAATGGGAATTTGTCAAAGACATCAAGTTTGGCTTTCATTACGGAAAGCAAACTAAAGGCAGAGACGTAAGTAAATCAAATAACCCATCGATGTTTAGTAATGGTGGGGCTTATTTTAAAAACTCAGATTACGACAGCTTTGATAACTCAAGCGTAGAAAAGCTCGGTGGCCTTAACTTATTTAGACTACCCGCAGATGTACTTGTTCCCGCCAACTTTGATAACTTCCTAGATGGTGAGCCGGGCATGCACCCTGCACCGTGGGCCAGCTTCGACTACGACAAACTCTATGCTTTTTATCAATCCATTAATGCCCAAGCCGCAGATGAAAAAATTAGAGCTTCCAAGAGTCCTAAAGATTCCTACGAGCTTTCTGAGTCAACGTTTGCACTTTATTTAGAGACCAATCTAGTCGGCGAGCTGTCGGAAATGCCTTACAACTTAAACCTAGGCGTAAGAGCAATCAAAACCGAGATCACCTCTGATGGCTACGTTTTTGATTACCCAAGTCTGGTATACAACGTAGAAGAAGACGAAGATGGCGATATTATCTATCGCATAGAAGGGGATATTGCCGATTATTACTCCGATTCTTACGTAGAAGACGACTACACTGATGTACTGCCTAGCATGAACTTTAAGTTAGAAATAACAGACTCACTGTTATTTAGAACCAGCGCGGCTAAAGTTATCACCAGACCTAGCATCGATTTTCTAACCCCATATAGCTCAATTAATTTCAGTAAGTTTGAGCTTAACCTTGCCAACCCTGGGATCAAGCCACTTAGAGCAGACCAACTTGATTTGGGACTAGAGTGGTACTTCTCTGATTATGGTGCGCTCACCTTTGCAACCTATTACAAAGACATTAAATCGGTTATCGCTCAGGGACGTATCGGTACGATAAAAGTAGGTAAATTCATAAAAGACGGCGTTGAAGTTGACGGTCCGGAATTTACCCAAGTATCTCCACGTTCAGAAGCAGGAGCAGAGATCAAAGGTTTCGAAATTGCTTACCAACAGTCGTTTGAGGAATTGCTACCAGCACCATTTGATGGCCTAGGTATGCAAATCAACTACACATTTACGGATAGTAAATACGACGACCCCGAAAAAGACGAGCTACCGTTCGCTGGAATGTCTGAGCATTCTTACAATGCGGTTATCTATTATGAGAAGGATGACTACCAAGCGCGTATCGCTTACAACTGGCGAGATGATTACCTGAAGTATCCAGATGCGTGGGGCGGCCCAGAATGGGCAGCGGATTATGGTCAATTTGATTTCAGTGCCAGCTATAATCTTACTGCAAAGACACGGATTGACCTAAACGTGACCAACCTCACCAATGAGCGTCAATGGTCATACATTAAAACCCAAGAGCAAGTGAGCCACTTGAGCCGTTACGGCCGCAGTATCAGTTTAGGCATTAACACTTCTTTCTAA
- a CDS encoding DUF3472 domain-containing protein — MKNTIMTPILLCASLFASAQEAYISSYGNAWVNNDIDASRQYITQAGIAPWQDKQLRFNHYFYANNVGTYTLFLHLEKPRAPSTLLVKHNNKQVALNLDRQSPTKVKVGDFAVTQVGYQTVQIAGDTLAKGRNSAFPAITGLSLDGEAMTPAPNYVKEDFYWGRRGPSVHLSYTVPDKKDYNWFYNEVTVPSGYDPQGSYFMANGFGEGYFGIQVNSPTERRVLFSVWSPYQTDDPGTIPDNLKIKLLAKGEGVYVGEFGNEGSGGQSYLRYNWQPDTTYRFLVNIEPSTINAGHTEYRGYFYAPETGQWKLIAAFSRPETNTYVARPHSFLENFLPEAGQLERKAFYNRQFLRDTQGNWVELNQAKFTYDATARKGSRLDYQGGEEQNRFYLRNTGFFTGPTPYLSEFTRPSSNDAPVIPWQSLQAHP, encoded by the coding sequence ATGAAGAATACAATAATGACACCGATACTGCTGTGCGCCTCGCTATTTGCCTCAGCACAAGAAGCTTATATCAGCAGTTACGGTAATGCTTGGGTCAACAACGATATTGACGCCAGCAGGCAATATATAACTCAAGCCGGAATTGCCCCATGGCAAGATAAGCAGCTTAGATTTAATCACTATTTTTATGCCAATAACGTTGGCACCTATACCCTCTTTTTACACCTTGAGAAACCAAGAGCACCAAGTACATTGTTGGTAAAGCATAACAATAAACAAGTGGCGCTTAACCTCGATAGACAAAGCCCGACTAAGGTTAAAGTCGGTGACTTTGCCGTGACGCAAGTTGGCTATCAAACTGTCCAAATAGCCGGTGACACATTAGCCAAAGGGCGAAACAGTGCCTTCCCTGCCATTACCGGGCTCAGTCTCGATGGTGAGGCCATGACCCCTGCACCTAACTATGTCAAAGAAGACTTTTACTGGGGTCGTCGCGGCCCTTCAGTACACCTTTCCTATACCGTACCTGACAAAAAGGACTATAACTGGTTTTACAACGAAGTAACGGTGCCATCTGGCTACGATCCACAAGGCTCGTATTTTATGGCGAATGGTTTTGGCGAAGGTTACTTTGGTATTCAGGTCAACTCGCCCACCGAGCGTCGCGTGCTGTTTTCGGTTTGGAGCCCATACCAAACCGATGATCCAGGCACAATTCCTGACAATCTTAAAATCAAATTACTCGCTAAAGGCGAAGGCGTTTACGTCGGTGAATTTGGCAATGAAGGTTCTGGAGGACAAAGCTATTTACGTTATAACTGGCAGCCTGATACGACATATCGCTTTTTAGTCAATATTGAGCCCAGTACAATTAATGCAGGCCATACTGAGTATCGTGGCTATTTTTATGCGCCGGAAACCGGTCAATGGAAGCTGATCGCAGCCTTTAGCCGCCCTGAAACCAATACCTATGTTGCAAGACCGCATAGCTTTTTGGAAAACTTTTTACCCGAAGCTGGACAGCTTGAGCGTAAAGCATTTTATAACCGTCAGTTTTTACGTGACACCCAGGGTAACTGGGTTGAGTTAAATCAAGCTAAATTCACTTATGACGCCACCGCCAGAAAAGGGTCGCGTTTGGATTATCAAGGTGGTGAGGAGCAAAACCGGTTTTACTTACGTAATACAGGTTTCTTCACGGGACCCACGCCTTACCTCAGCGAATTTACTCGCCCAAGCAGCAATGATGCGCCGGTGATCCCATGGCAGTCATTACAGGCACACCCTTAA
- the agaR gene encoding transcriptional repressor AgaR → MLNTIERRHEIVQLVGQTERVEVSELAEQFGVSTVTIRNDLNALHDKGLLVRSHGGAVASSRLTKELTITEKHDHHHQVKVELAKLVAGLIGNNESIILDSGTTTEEVAKQLTEHQQLVVMTNGLNVAQALVAADGVEVLMTGGSLRKKSLSFYGSHAEDQLKQYHFDRLVLGVDGFSVDVGVTTHFEPEAALNREMCKAAKQVIVVTDSSKFDRKGVHRIIACEEIDVLVTDSGIPADIHQQLVAAGIEVHLITS, encoded by the coding sequence ATGCTGAACACCATCGAAAGACGCCACGAAATCGTTCAACTCGTTGGTCAAACGGAACGAGTAGAAGTATCTGAACTGGCAGAACAATTTGGTGTATCAACCGTGACGATCAGAAATGATCTCAATGCCTTACATGATAAAGGATTGTTGGTTCGCTCTCATGGCGGTGCCGTTGCGAGTTCTAGGTTAACCAAAGAGCTCACCATAACGGAAAAGCACGATCATCATCACCAGGTGAAAGTCGAGCTTGCAAAGTTAGTGGCGGGTCTTATAGGCAATAATGAGTCTATTATTCTAGACTCTGGTACCACCACAGAAGAGGTTGCGAAGCAGCTGACTGAGCATCAACAGTTGGTGGTGATGACTAATGGTCTTAACGTGGCGCAAGCACTCGTTGCAGCCGATGGCGTTGAAGTGTTGATGACCGGAGGCTCACTGCGTAAAAAGTCGCTGTCGTTTTATGGCAGTCACGCAGAAGATCAGCTAAAGCAATATCACTTTGACCGTTTGGTGCTTGGTGTCGACGGGTTTTCTGTCGATGTTGGTGTAACGACACACTTTGAACCAGAAGCCGCGCTTAACCGCGAGATGTGTAAAGCTGCAAAACAAGTCATAGTGGTGACGGACTCCAGCAAGTTCGATCGTAAAGGTGTACACCGTATTATCGCCTGCGAAGAAATTGACGTTTTGGTAACGGACAGTGGTATTCCAGCTGATATTCATCAGCAATTGGTTGCCGCCGGAATTGAGGTACATTTAATAACGTCTTAA
- a CDS encoding D-tagatose-bisphosphate aldolase, class II, non-catalytic subunit: MRRFQALIEANKSGKNSGIYAICSAHPWVLEASIRYAKQENTLLLIEATANQVNQFGGYTGMCPADFIAKVEEMAEELGFDKQLLIFGGDHLGPVCWTSENSQAAMAKACDLVAEYVKAGFKKIHLDASMPCADDPDALSDDIVANRAALLCQTAEAAAIATFGRSDIVYVIGTEVPPPGGADEQIDSLQPTSQVAAQETLACHRELFANKGLADAWQRVVAMVVQPGVEFDNTQVFDYKSNEASALKDFIRTVDRIAFEAHSTDYQTAGAYQSLVADHFAILKVGPELTFALREGLFALHHIEKQLLPMHSQFIEVVDEVMLAEPTSWQRFYHGKPQQLRFLRQFSFSDRIRYYWHQDAVQKALATMLENLAQQTLSLPLISQYFPELYQQVRRGEIERDAKALVIAKIQRVVARYSNACFAMEKAS, from the coding sequence ATGCGGCGTTTTCAAGCCCTAATCGAAGCCAATAAATCAGGGAAAAACTCAGGTATTTATGCCATTTGCTCAGCTCACCCTTGGGTGCTGGAAGCGTCGATAAGATATGCCAAGCAGGAAAATACGCTGCTATTAATTGAGGCCACGGCCAATCAGGTTAACCAATTTGGCGGTTACACCGGGATGTGTCCTGCGGATTTTATTGCCAAAGTCGAAGAAATGGCTGAAGAGCTTGGTTTTGATAAGCAGTTACTGATTTTTGGTGGTGATCACTTGGGACCTGTCTGTTGGACGAGTGAAAATAGCCAAGCCGCAATGGCCAAAGCGTGTGACTTAGTCGCTGAATACGTGAAGGCTGGTTTTAAGAAGATCCACTTAGATGCCAGCATGCCCTGTGCTGACGATCCTGACGCGTTAAGCGATGATATTGTAGCTAATCGCGCTGCCTTATTGTGTCAAACAGCGGAAGCAGCCGCGATTGCGACGTTTGGTCGTAGTGATATTGTTTATGTGATTGGTACTGAAGTTCCCCCTCCAGGTGGCGCTGATGAACAGATTGACAGCCTGCAACCGACCAGCCAAGTTGCTGCGCAAGAAACCCTAGCTTGCCATCGTGAACTTTTTGCAAATAAGGGATTAGCGGATGCTTGGCAACGCGTGGTTGCAATGGTGGTGCAGCCGGGTGTTGAGTTTGATAACACCCAAGTGTTTGATTACAAATCGAACGAAGCGAGTGCCTTAAAAGATTTTATTCGTACCGTTGACCGTATCGCTTTCGAAGCGCATTCGACAGATTATCAAACTGCAGGTGCTTATCAGTCGTTGGTTGCTGACCACTTTGCCATTTTGAAAGTCGGGCCTGAATTGACCTTTGCGCTACGCGAAGGGTTATTTGCGCTTCACCATATTGAAAAGCAATTACTACCCATGCATAGCCAATTTATTGAGGTGGTGGATGAGGTCATGTTGGCAGAGCCTACGAGTTGGCAGCGTTTTTATCACGGCAAACCACAGCAACTCCGGTTCTTGCGCCAATTTAGCTTTAGCGACCGTATCCGTTATTACTGGCATCAAGACGCGGTGCAAAAGGCGTTAGCAACCATGCTCGAAAACCTAGCGCAGCAGACTTTATCATTGCCGCTTATCAGCCAATATTTTCCAGAGCTATATCAACAAGTACGCCGTGGTGAAATAGAAAGGGATGCCAAAGCGTTGGTGATTGCCAAAATTCAACGTGTTGTAGCTCGCTATTCAAACGCGTGTTTTGCCATGGAGAAAGCGTCATGA